A region from the Caldicellulosiruptor naganoensis genome encodes:
- a CDS encoding CCA tRNA nucleotidyltransferase, whose protein sequence is MIKLKDEPMQVIKRLNQHNFKAYLVGGCLRDYLLGITPQDFDIATDAKPEDVMRLFEKTIPTGIKHGTVTVIINNVKIEVTTFRIEKEYQNHRWPTVEFTNSLYEDLKRRDFTINALAYHPDEGLIDYFNGLDDLKNKIVRCVGNPHERFFEDALRILRCIRFATQLNFSVDKKTFEGVVLLKDLLKKISKERINAELSKILSSKNSLYGIKLLYESGVGETVIPEYIKIYSFLHSTEFDLIPSEFKIPAFFACFRDSKKVEDIMRDLRFDKKNITLATKLCNYLNFEYATEYLVKKVYFEEEKMPEGIISTLSILKKDKAMMELFSTLKAQNKLVSKKDVKIKGDDLLKLGLKGKELGNVLQIIYEYILRNPEKNNRDEILKHVNSYFKQSKN, encoded by the coding sequence ATGATAAAGCTAAAGGATGAACCAATGCAAGTGATAAAAAGGCTAAATCAGCACAATTTCAAAGCATACTTAGTGGGAGGATGCCTAAGAGACTATTTGCTTGGTATCACTCCACAGGATTTTGATATTGCAACAGATGCAAAGCCAGAAGATGTGATGAGACTTTTTGAAAAGACAATTCCAACTGGGATAAAACATGGAACAGTAACAGTCATAATAAACAATGTGAAGATTGAGGTTACAACTTTTAGAATAGAAAAAGAATATCAAAATCACAGATGGCCTACAGTGGAGTTTACAAACAGTCTTTATGAGGATCTAAAGAGAAGGGATTTTACGATAAACGCCCTGGCATATCACCCAGATGAGGGCCTTATTGATTATTTCAACGGACTTGATGATTTGAAAAATAAAATTGTTCGCTGTGTTGGAAATCCTCACGAGAGATTTTTTGAAGATGCTCTTCGAATTCTGAGGTGTATAAGGTTTGCAACTCAGCTTAATTTTAGCGTAGATAAGAAGACATTTGAGGGTGTTGTGCTCTTAAAAGACCTTTTGAAAAAGATCTCTAAGGAGAGAATAAATGCTGAACTTTCTAAGATTCTCAGCAGCAAAAACTCTTTATATGGTATAAAACTGCTTTATGAAAGTGGTGTTGGAGAGACTGTGATTCCAGAATATATAAAAATATACAGCTTTCTGCATTCAACAGAGTTTGATTTGATTCCTTCTGAGTTCAAAATTCCAGCATTTTTTGCTTGTTTCCGAGATTCAAAAAAGGTGGAAGATATAATGAGAGATCTCAGATTTGATAAAAAAAATATCACTCTTGCAACAAAGCTATGTAACTATCTAAATTTTGAATATGCAACAGAGTACCTCGTAAAAAAAGTATATTTTGAGGAAGAGAAGATGCCAGAAGGAATAATTTCTACACTTTCAATTTTAAAGAAAGATAAAGCAATGATGGAACTGTTTAGTACTTTAAAGGCTCAAAATAAGCTTGTTAGCAAAAAAGATGTTAAGATAAAAGGCGATGATTTATTGAAGCTCGGGTTAAAAGGCAAAGAATTAGGAAACGTATTACAGATAATATATGAATATATTCTTCGCAATCCTGAGAAAAATAATAGAGATGAAATTTTAAAACATGTTAATTCATATTTTAAACAGAGTAAAAATTAA
- a CDS encoding 2-oxoacid:acceptor oxidoreductase family protein, with amino-acid sequence MLPTTNELGYYEIRLESIGGLGANVAGKILAEAGVVGSGLNALNFASYGSEKKGTPVKSYIRFAPKEKQIRINSPVVKPHLVAIFHENMVNTNPVTQGLQKDGIVILNTSKDVYAARDFLKLASGTVAVIDAIKIALEQKTRINMVMLGAIVKMLGFISLDSVKELVKEAFEKKYPQTIPSNLAGLEAGYNEVKSKYFEYDGKYPYVEYQEERRPIGYKNAPIGGTIIEYANTITKNNITSRVGKIPIFIKEKCIHCGLCETTCPDYVFVWDRFPENGKTKMFNLGPDYRYCKGCLRCVDVCPSGALVEGIEREHDIEKISAKHDFDIYERWYKDGENS; translated from the coding sequence ATGCTACCAACCACAAACGAACTTGGATACTACGAAATTCGACTTGAAAGTATCGGCGGACTTGGGGCTAATGTTGCGGGTAAAATCTTAGCTGAGGCAGGAGTTGTTGGAAGTGGTCTTAATGCTCTAAATTTTGCGAGCTATGGTTCTGAGAAAAAAGGCACACCTGTAAAATCATATATTAGATTTGCGCCAAAGGAAAAGCAAATAAGAATCAATTCGCCAGTTGTAAAACCTCATTTGGTGGCTATATTTCATGAAAATATGGTAAATACAAATCCTGTCACTCAAGGGCTTCAAAAAGACGGTATAGTCATTCTGAATACAAGTAAAGATGTGTATGCAGCTCGTGACTTTTTAAAACTTGCAAGCGGCACTGTTGCAGTTATTGATGCCATTAAAATAGCTCTTGAACAAAAGACAAGAATTAATATGGTAATGCTGGGTGCAATAGTAAAAATGCTTGGATTTATAAGTTTAGACAGCGTAAAGGAGTTGGTCAAAGAGGCTTTTGAGAAAAAATATCCTCAAACAATACCATCAAATCTTGCTGGACTTGAAGCAGGTTATAATGAAGTAAAATCTAAATATTTTGAATATGATGGAAAATATCCTTATGTGGAATATCAAGAAGAGAGACGTCCAATAGGCTATAAAAACGCTCCAATTGGTGGAACTATTATTGAATATGCAAATACCATTACAAAAAACAACATTACAAGTAGAGTAGGCAAAATTCCTATCTTTATAAAAGAAAAGTGTATCCATTGTGGTCTTTGTGAAACAACATGTCCTGATTATGTCTTTGTGTGGGATAGATTTCCAGAAAACGGTAAAACTAAAATGTTCAACTTAGGACCAGACTATAGATATTGCAAAGGATGTTTGAGATGTGTGGATGTCTGTCCAAGTGGAGCACTTGTTGAGGGAATTGAAAGAGAACATGACATTGAGAAAATCTCTGCCAAACATGATTTTGATATATATGAGAGATGGTATAAGGATGGTGAAAATTCATGA